A segment of the Mastacembelus armatus chromosome 7, fMasArm1.2, whole genome shotgun sequence genome:
TCTGAGGTTtgcaacactgacaaaaataaattaccACTTTGATTTTAGTcctctgtattttttaaaacatttttcttttattgaagGTTTTCCCATGGTGAAGTGGTGTATGCGTCAGAGCTCCGAGAGTTTGTGGAATGTGACCTCAGTAATCTTGAAGAGGGCTCATCGTGTTTGGCTCGACATGACGATGGTATCTGGTACCCAGCCAAAATCAAAGGTATATCTATGGCCAGTTTTTGACTGTTTCACAATAAACCTTTGTAAGTGAACTGGACTTAAgctgtgttaaaaaaatgtaacaggTGCATTTCCTCAAAAGCTTTGTCTAAAATTAGTTACTCAAACAACTTACACAACAGTAAATTAATTGATTCGTTTGTATGTTTTACTGACTtgaatgtgtctttttttctcaATTTAGAAATAGACAGCGGTTTTTACACTCTCAAGTTTGACTCACTGCTGCTGAAAGATGCTGTTGTTGAGGCTGATGGCGTTATCCCACCTTTGAGAGAAGATGAGTTGCCCTCCTCTGACTCTGACCTGGATGACAATGGAGATGAAGATGAAGTGGCATATGCAAAAGGTGTATCTGAACATGTGTTAGCATTCTCAAGTCAATCCAGGGTGTTGTTTCATAGAACTGTGGCAGCACATTGTAAGCTTCCTTTACACAATGGCCTTTTATTCCATTTTACATGCCAATAAAAAGtcatacatttgcatttgagttttttattattattaactctTTCTACTTTTATATTTACTTGCTACTCCATAGTTATGGACTCCACTGTAGAATCCACAGAGATGTTAAAATCTGCAGTTTTTGGTGGCTGGGAGGCACATACCAGAGGCATCGGCTCCAAGCTTATGCTCAAAATGGGATACGAATATGGCAAAGGTATGTGCAAGTGTACAACACCATCTGCATTTCATGTTTATAAAAACATGTAgatggaaaaatacattttagggCCTTTGAGATacttttccaaatgtttttacatgtaaaaattTTGCCATTGTTATTCTTGTACATTTACAAACTGTTTGCCACATTCGCATTAAACATGTTCGTCGAAGCTCATTTACATAAGCAAGAGGAACAATCAGGGAATTACTTGCAACAACAAGTGTAGAGGTGTACCTCCTCCTTAGGTGAAATTAGtagagggttttttttaagttaaatttGGATCAAACAATATGATCAGACAAAATGAGCTTTCATAGGCACTCTTATTGCATTTggtaattagatttttttttttttttttaaatcagaattttgtctttttctttggataaaaatgttaaaaggaAACAATCACATGTTCCTCTTCCTGAATCaccctcttttgttttgtcaggcTTAGGAAAGATGCAAGAGGGGCGAGTAGAACCAGTCATGGCCGTGGTCTTACCTAAAGGTAAGTCTCTGGACCAGTGTGCTGAGTTCACCCAGAGATGCACAAAGAGCAAGGCTGCAAAGGATGGCACTCTAACTGGCCGCCCTAAGAAACGCAGAAAGCGTAAGGTGGCCACAGGAGGGCGCCACACCGTGTTTGACTTTCTCAACCACAAGTTAGGAGGCAAGCATACTGATCCTGCTGAAGGGGGAGCTGCTGCACCACCTGGAGCAACTGGGGTGGAGGCTTACAGGGGAGGGAAGAGCACCAAGAGGAATCTGAATGTGAAGCTTTTCCGGGCCTCTGAGAGGGTGTcccagacagagagggagatcCAGAAACTGACTGAGTCACTCAGCAGGCAAACAGGCCGGTCAGTACTGAGTTCAACCTGTGTAGCTTGTATGTCATTTACTGCACATTTCTACATCTCTACCCTGTGAAGACCTTACATTAACCACCTACCAATAATCAATTGTAATGGAACCTCAGCTTCCTAAAACATTAACAACCAAACCATctatgcacatacagtatatgtagaTACAGGTACAGCTGACATAACTAAAGTTTGTTAAATATATTAGTTGCTATGATGCTCCCATTGAAAATGATATtaatttgaattcaaaaataaGGACAACTGTGGGAGTTgtgagaaaatgcaaataaggTGTGAATATTCGAGGTGAGACTTATTTTTGTGGCAAACTTACTGTGAAAGAGTTCAGCTGAAACCAACTTGTCTCCTCATCCTTCCCCACTTCCTAAtctatttgctgtttgtgtacAAAGGGATGCATCCATAGCAAAGCAGCTGGAAGAGAAGCTGTCAGCAGCCCGGCGGCTGCTGGCCCAGCAAAAAGCCCAGGAGCTGTCCATCCAGAGAGAGCACAAGAAGGCTGACACACACAAGAAGATGACTGAGTTCTAAGCCCAGTTCTCTCAGAAACTTGGAGGATAAAGGGAAGCACTGCTTGCCTGAAATGAACTTTTGTCCCTTACCTGTTGTCACCTATTTGAAAGTCTGTATTTTTAAGACATTTATAGCATCATTTCTCAGCACATTATGGACTACATTTGACAGGAGCCTATTTTACACAGAATTGAACATATGCTGAAAGTAGTTtctttttctcatattttccaCAGACTGCAGTGTATTGTGCATGAAGCTTGTGAGTTGTTTGGTTTTACGGCGTACAGTTTacaataatgttaaaaacaaattttaatttgtaatgaacattttgtttcagtatatttttctttatacaCATTAAAACTCTTGTATTTGAAAGAACTATAGCATATTCCATCCTTTCTTTTCATACACTTTTACACAGCTAAAGTGTAAAGAAGTTTTAATGTATTCTATGTTGCCCTTTTCTGGAAGAGGTTTCAATCATTCTAGCTAGAGGCTGCTCCACTGGTTAGTGCAGTATACACTGACTTGGATTTcaactgattttaaaattacatgCTCAGGAGTTGAAAGACCTAAACAGTTTTGAAATGAAGCCCCATCATTCCCCCATGCTTCTTACCAGCTCACACACAGCATCTTTGAAGCTATAACCATAACCCCTCtattaaataatgaattttGAGGGCAGCTTGTCTGCTGAAAGAATGGACACATTTTGTAGACAGTGGGTGTTTTGGGTGACTGCATCTAATGTGCTGCCTTTCAGGTACTCGAGTAAAGGCTGAATTCGTGTTGTTTGGTAGCTGTAGATGGGGTCATCCTTCTATGCCATTTTTATAACCAGATTCTaatcttaaatcttaaattGCTGGTGACTGGAGGTATCACACTGAATTTGATGATCATTTGGGAAAATAGAGAAATGCAGTGCATTTAGTTAATGGGGTTCCCACTGGGGTCTGTGCTTCATGCTTTACCTGATTTATGAGCCTCAGGTCTCAGAGGGTATCAGTTCCAGCCTgcagcagctttgtgtgtgtgtgtgtgtgtgtgtgtgtgtgtgtgtgtgtgtgtgtgtgtgtgtgtgtgtgtgtgcgtgcgtgcgtgcgtgcgtgcgtatgtgtgtgtactcagGTGTAGGTGTATTGTCTACATGCCTCTGTATGCATTGCACACTCCTGCAGATATCTGTCTCACATATGGATTCAGACTGGCCTATTTAGGGGAGTTTTCACTGCTAATCGTCACTCAGGGCCTAAACTAAGCGATTAAGGAGGAGTGATTGGAGAATTGATTGGAAGGCTACCTTGACAGATGTCTTCTTACTTAGGAATTCATCCTAAGCTGCTGAAATAGAGGTTGCCGGCCTACATGTGTTGACCTCTAAAGGTGTAGAGATGGGTAAGCTTTCTAATGCTCTTTTACCTAGTAAAAATGTGCAGTCTTACTGATATCCACAAATAgcattttctttattatgtGTCTTACACAGGGGCCCCTGGAAGTTACAGATCCCTTTACCTTTTTTAATGTTTGGTCTGCTGTTGACAAGATGTGAAACAATTTTGATTAAGCAATCCTAAATCAAGAATTACTAAATACGTTTTTCCGGTGCTTGTCATATAGCCTTACCAGATGGAACAGTTTGATTTGTtcagttgtcatggagatgGATGTTAATAAAACACCAGTTACTGTTAGcaatgtcagaaaatgaatgTCAGAAATGTCATTCTTGATCTTGGAAACAGGTGACTGGACAGTCCCATCTCATAATCCCTTCATTAGCTATAAGACATGTTGACAAATCATGACAACTGAGAAAACACTATCTGCTGATGAAGACTGTGATATGTTTGAAATCTTCAGGAAAAACAATAAGTGATAAATGAATTTGGGTTGTTTAGTCGAAGTTCAATAATGTATCAGTGATCAGTCTTTTGTAAGGCTGCACCTGCGTACATTGCTTTAAGTTAAATCATCAAATGCTGAAGATACCAGTGCCAACATACCATCAGAATACTACGCCACGAATATCAGTACAAAATTATGTGGCAACATTGACATAATTCACAGAATAACTGAAAACGTATTCTGTGTATCCACTTAATGTATCAGTCCATTCTCTTTGAAATTTCTAAGGTGTACTTTCATTATGTTTGCTGTCAATTCTAAAGTTTTGATTGTGTAAGACAAATAAGATTCCTAGAAACAGTGGGATATTTTCAGACTATGTTTGAGTCACGTTGGATGTGGATATAGAGCAGAATGCTGTCAAATATCTACTAAAGCTACTTTTATCACGGTACACAGATCAGAGTGTTTCTTTTTCCCCTCAGAGATGTTCGTTCACTAACAGAGATTGGAAAAGCACTAGGAGAGCACTGCCAAGGGCTTCAGGCTCCTGCACCTGCCCTGGCT
Coding sequences within it:
- the zgpat gene encoding zinc finger CCCH-type with G patch domain-containing protein → MDEETLEAAIATYGVQLQQVEVALSAGLEPSQQSDLLKLKEDLCQLIELTEASLVSVKKSRLLASLEDSSDHWPANTSEAAADTDSTKGGLDTEFASFYSELGESSAGSSDTRDKSNEGTGGLEDDEDEEEEEEEDGLSGSKVSAPFRTTWGTLEYHNAMVMGAEPPDGEEAQVRVLYLYPTQKAMKPCPFYLEDKCRFQDNCRFSHGEVVYASELREFVECDLSNLEEGSSCLARHDDGIWYPAKIKEIDSGFYTLKFDSLLLKDAVVEADGVIPPLREDELPSSDSDLDDNGDEDEVAYAKVMDSTVESTEMLKSAVFGGWEAHTRGIGSKLMLKMGYEYGKGLGKMQEGRVEPVMAVVLPKGKSLDQCAEFTQRCTKSKAAKDGTLTGRPKKRRKRKVATGGRHTVFDFLNHKLGGKHTDPAEGGAAAPPGATGVEAYRGGKSTKRNLNVKLFRASERVSQTEREIQKLTESLSRQTGRDASIAKQLEEKLSAARRLLAQQKAQELSIQREHKKADTHKKMTEF